One stretch of Prunus persica cultivar Lovell chromosome G1, Prunus_persica_NCBIv2, whole genome shotgun sequence DNA includes these proteins:
- the LOC18789168 gene encoding probable pectinesterase 67, which produces MAGSTSTTFITLAIIFSIAVTFTNVVDGLTAETVIDSPLLTQKINSNRTIKVDINGKGDFKSVQAAIDSVPEGNSKWIIIHVRKGVYREKVIVPRSKPYIFMRGNGKGRSAIVWSQSSSDNVESATFSVEAPHFIAFGISFKNEAPTGVAYTSQNQSVAAFVAADKVAFYHCAFYSTHNTLFDYKGRHYYDNCYIQGSIDFIFGRGKSVYHGCEIFVIGDKRVSIKGSVTAQNRESEKENSGFVFNKGKLYGVGDTVYLGRAKGAFSRVVYAHMYLSKTVVPQGWTNWSYAGGTETLYHAEYKCKGPGAEAGGRAEWAKQLTEKEAAPFLSIDFINGQEWLPVWL; this is translated from the exons ATGGCTGGGTCTACATCCACAACATTCATTACCTTGGCAATCATTTTTTCCATCGCAGTAACTTTCACAAATGTTGTCGATGGATTGACTGCGGAAACAGTAATTGACTCTCCCCTGTTGACCCAAAAGATTAACAGCAACCGCACCATCAAGGTCGATATCAATGGCAAGGGAGATTTCAAATCTGTTCAGGCTGCCATTGATTCTGTTCCTGAAGGAAATAGTAAGTGGATCATCATCCATGTTAGGAAAGGGGTGTACAG AGAAAAGGTGATCGTACCACGTAGTAAGCCCTATATATTCATGAGAGGAAATGGGAAGGGAAGGTCCGCCATTGTCTGGTCCCAAAGCTCTTCGGACAATGTCGAATCTGCTACTTTCAGCGTCGAAGCTCCCCACTTCATTGCCTTTGGGATTAGCTTCAAG AATGAGGCTCCCACAGGTGTGGCTTACACCTCGCAGAACCAGTCAGTGGCAGCATTTGTGGCAGCAGACAAAGTAGCATTTTACCATTGTGCATTTTACAGTACCCATAACACCCTCTTCGATTATAAGGGCAGGCATTATTATGATAACTGCTACATCCAAGGCTCAATCGACTTCATCTTTGGACGTGGTAAATCTGTCTACCAC GGCTGTGAGATCTTTGTGATTGGAGACAAAAGGGTGTCAATTAAGGGGTCTGTGACAGCTCAAAATAGGGAGAGCGAGAAGGAGAACAGTGGGTTTGTGTTCAACAAGGGCAAGCTGTATGGTGTTGGGGACACTGTGTATCTTGGCAGGGCCAAGGGTGCCTTTTCCAGAGTTGTTTATGCACACATGTATCTCTCCAAAACCGTCGTGCCTCAAGGCTGGACCAATTGGAGCTATGCTGGTGGCACAGA AACCTTATACCATGCGGAATATAAATGCAAAGGGCCAGGAGCCGAGGCTGGAGGGCGAGCTGAATGGGCCAAACAACTCACTGAAAAAGAAGCTGCCCCCTTCTTGTCTAtcgacttcatcaatggccaGGAATGGCTCCCAGTGTGGCTATGA